One genomic region from Pirellulales bacterium encodes:
- a CDS encoding MATE family efflux transporter, with product MPNPKRPLTEGPIWIALVRLSVPIILSNILQSAYQLTDTFWVGRLPAGAAAVAAVSLSFPINFLCISLAGGLPIAGTVLVAQYRGKQDERAVSHVAAQTLLLCLAVSLLLAVGGFALSQPLMRFMGAAPDVLPDAVRFLQVTFLGFVFVFGFFAYQALMRGVGIVYPPMFIVLLTVLLNFILDPFFIFGCGPVPAMGVSGAAMATLCTQALATAIGMALLLRKRSAVHLHWRDFRPDWRLMGTLFKIGAPSSVEQSTQALGMTLMMLLVSTFGTDPIAAYGVGTRVLSVVIIPAMGLSLATSTLVGQNIGAGRMDRAEHTNAISCLLSFSTLLAAGVFFFFTGRGLSMLLMPTGGAAIDESAQFIRIVALCFPFLGLQQVLTGTLRGAGDTIAPMLLAIISLWVLRFPLAYVLSKHTPLGSNGVWWSVSISIIVSSILAGIWFLRGDWKRKRLLDEVRLEDSAERQMAMEEGLPF from the coding sequence ATGCCAAACCCAAAACGCCCGCTCACGGAAGGACCCATTTGGATTGCGCTGGTCCGGTTGTCGGTGCCGATTATCTTGTCGAACATTCTGCAATCGGCCTATCAATTGACCGACACGTTTTGGGTTGGCCGGCTGCCCGCGGGCGCGGCGGCGGTGGCTGCGGTTTCGCTTTCCTTTCCCATCAACTTTTTGTGCATCTCGCTGGCTGGCGGCCTGCCCATTGCCGGCACCGTGCTGGTTGCGCAATATCGCGGCAAGCAAGACGAACGGGCCGTCAGCCACGTGGCCGCGCAAACGTTGTTGTTGTGCCTGGCGGTATCGCTGCTGCTGGCCGTGGGCGGTTTTGCGCTTTCGCAACCATTGATGCGCTTCATGGGCGCCGCCCCGGACGTATTGCCCGACGCCGTCCGTTTTTTGCAGGTCACGTTTTTGGGGTTTGTCTTCGTGTTCGGCTTTTTCGCCTATCAGGCGTTGATGCGCGGCGTAGGCATTGTTTACCCGCCGATGTTCATCGTGCTGCTCACCGTGTTGTTGAATTTCATTTTGGATCCCTTTTTTATTTTCGGCTGCGGGCCCGTGCCGGCGATGGGAGTTTCCGGCGCCGCCATGGCCACGTTGTGTACGCAGGCCCTGGCGACGGCCATCGGCATGGCGCTATTGCTTCGCAAGCGCAGTGCCGTGCATTTGCACTGGCGCGATTTTCGACCCGACTGGCGGTTGATGGGCACGCTGTTCAAAATCGGAGCCCCCTCGTCGGTTGAGCAGTCGACACAAGCCTTGGGAATGACGCTGATGATGCTGTTGGTTTCCACTTTTGGAACCGACCCCATCGCCGCCTACGGTGTGGGAACCCGCGTGCTGAGCGTCGTCATTATTCCCGCCATGGGATTGTCGCTGGCCACTTCCACGCTGGTTGGGCAAAACATCGGCGCGGGAAGAATGGACCGGGCCGAACACACCAACGCCATCAGTTGCCTGTTGAGCTTCAGCACGCTGCTGGCGGCGGGCGTGTTCTTTTTCTTCACGGGACGCGGTTTGTCGATGCTGCTAATGCCTACTGGTGGGGCCGCCATTGACGAAAGCGCCCAGTTCATTCGCATTGTCGCCCTTTGTTTTCCCTTCCTCGGCTTGCAACAAGTGCTGACGGGCACGTTGCGCGGCGCCGGCGACACCATTGCCCCTATGCTGTTGGCGATTATATCGCTGTGGGTGCTGCGGTTTCCGCTGGCCTATGTGCTTTCCAAACACACACCCCTGGGATCGAACGGGGTGTGGTGGTCGGTTTCAATTTCCATCATCGTCTCCTCGATTTTGGCCGGCATTTGGTTTTTGCGCG